Proteins from a single region of Pseudodesulfovibrio portus:
- the argB gene encoding acetylglutamate kinase yields MKRYQLQAKSIIETLPFITEFFGKTLVIKYGGNAMIDEDLKRAFALNVILLKYIGINVVVVHGGGPQIGKMLTALNIESHFREGYRVTDEATMDVVEMVLVGKVNKEIVNLINLNGGQAVGLSGKDGRLITAEPKELAIEKDNAPPEIIDLGKVGEVTSVNTRLLESLMRDSFIPVIAPVGVDEEGVTYNINADSVAGAVATALKAKRLYLLTDVPGLLDADGELVTSLTAKEAFEAIRSGVVTGGMIPKIKCCLEAVAGVEKSAIIDGRVENCILLELFTKSGIGTEIVY; encoded by the coding sequence ATGAAGCGGTACCAGCTGCAGGCCAAGTCCATCATCGAGACCCTGCCCTTCATCACCGAGTTCTTCGGCAAGACCCTGGTCATCAAGTACGGCGGCAACGCCATGATCGACGAGGACCTCAAGCGCGCCTTTGCCCTGAACGTCATCCTGCTCAAATACATCGGCATCAACGTGGTGGTCGTGCACGGGGGCGGCCCGCAGATCGGCAAGATGCTGACCGCCCTGAACATCGAGTCCCACTTCCGCGAGGGATACAGGGTCACCGACGAGGCCACCATGGACGTGGTGGAGATGGTCCTGGTGGGCAAGGTCAACAAGGAGATCGTCAACCTGATCAACCTCAACGGCGGCCAGGCCGTGGGGCTGTCCGGCAAGGACGGGCGGTTGATCACTGCCGAGCCCAAGGAGCTGGCCATCGAAAAGGACAACGCCCCGCCCGAGATCATCGACCTGGGCAAGGTGGGCGAGGTCACCTCGGTCAACACCCGGCTGCTGGAATCGCTCATGCGGGACAGCTTCATCCCGGTCATCGCCCCGGTGGGCGTGGACGAGGAAGGGGTCACCTACAACATCAACGCCGACTCGGTGGCGGGAGCCGTGGCCACCGCCCTGAAGGCCAAGCGGTTGTACCTGCTGACCGACGTGCCCGGACTGCTTGACGCCGACGGGGAGCTGGTCACCTCGCTGACCGCCAAGGAGGCCTTTGAAGCCATCCGGTCCGGCGTGGTCACGGGCGGCATGATCCCCAAGATCAAATGCTGCCTGGAGGCCGTGGCCGGGGTGGAGAAATCCGCCATCATCGACGGCCGGGTGGAAAACTGCATCCTGCTCGAACTGTTCACCAAGTCCGGCATCGGCACCGAAATCGTCTACTAG
- the ahcY gene encoding adenosylhomocysteinase: MSKNVLPVDPTCENKVADPSQAEWGRMEMQLSEREMPGLMSIIEKYGKDKPLKGLKVMGSLHMTIQTAMLIQTLYELGADIRWASCNIFSTQDHAAAAIAESGMAKVFAWKGETLEEYWWCTEQALTWPDGSGPDLIVDDGGDATLLIHQGVKVEKDPSLCDKEYDVHEFQLIMDRLAASVKANPTKWTEIAKKVRGVSEETTTGVHRLYEMQRAGELLFPAINVNDSVTKSKFDNLYGCRESLADGIKRATDVMVAGKIAVVVGYGDVGKGCAQSMRGFGARVLVTEIDPICALQAAMEGFEVTTMDDAASRGDIFVTCTGNYHVVTGEHMEQMKDEAILCNIGHFDSEIEMIYLEKNPKCVRKQVKPQVDKWTLESGRSIIILAEGRLVNLGCATGHPSFVMSNSFTNQVLAQLDLAKNDYDPKVMILPKKLDEEVARLHLARLGVKLEKLTKAQADYIGVDVEGPFKPDHYRY, from the coding sequence ATGTCCAAGAATGTCCTGCCCGTCGACCCGACTTGCGAGAACAAGGTCGCTGATCCGTCCCAGGCCGAATGGGGCCGCATGGAAATGCAGTTGTCCGAGCGCGAGATGCCGGGCCTGATGTCCATCATCGAGAAATACGGCAAGGATAAACCCCTCAAGGGGTTGAAGGTCATGGGCTCTCTGCACATGACCATCCAGACCGCCATGCTCATCCAGACCCTCTATGAGCTGGGTGCCGACATCCGCTGGGCGTCCTGCAACATCTTTTCCACCCAGGACCACGCCGCAGCCGCCATCGCCGAGTCCGGCATGGCCAAGGTGTTCGCCTGGAAGGGCGAGACCCTGGAAGAGTACTGGTGGTGCACCGAGCAGGCCCTGACCTGGCCCGACGGCTCCGGCCCGGACCTGATCGTGGACGACGGCGGCGACGCCACCCTGCTCATCCACCAGGGCGTCAAGGTCGAGAAGGACCCGTCCCTGTGCGACAAGGAATACGACGTCCACGAGTTCCAGCTGATCATGGACCGGCTGGCCGCGTCCGTGAAGGCCAACCCGACCAAGTGGACCGAGATCGCCAAGAAGGTGCGCGGCGTGTCCGAGGAGACCACCACCGGCGTGCATCGCCTCTATGAGATGCAGCGCGCAGGCGAGTTGCTCTTCCCGGCCATCAACGTCAACGATTCCGTGACCAAGTCCAAGTTCGACAACCTGTACGGCTGCCGCGAGTCCCTGGCCGACGGCATCAAGCGCGCCACCGACGTCATGGTGGCGGGCAAGATCGCGGTCGTGGTCGGTTACGGCGATGTGGGCAAGGGCTGCGCCCAGTCCATGCGCGGCTTCGGCGCCCGTGTCCTGGTTACCGAGATCGATCCCATCTGCGCGCTTCAGGCCGCCATGGAAGGCTTCGAGGTCACCACTATGGACGACGCCGCCTCCCGCGGCGACATCTTCGTCACCTGCACCGGCAACTACCACGTGGTCACCGGCGAGCACATGGAGCAGATGAAGGACGAGGCCATCCTGTGCAACATCGGCCACTTCGACTCCGAGATCGAGATGATCTACCTGGAGAAGAACCCCAAGTGCGTGCGCAAGCAGGTCAAGCCCCAGGTGGACAAGTGGACCCTGGAATCCGGTCGTTCCATCATCATCCTGGCCGAAGGCCGTCTGGTGAACCTCGGCTGCGCCACCGGCCACCCGAGCTTCGTCATGTCCAACTCCTTCACCAACCAGGTGCTGGCCCAGCTCGACCTGGCCAAGAACGACTACGACCCCAAGGTCATGATCCTGCCCAAGAAGCTGGACGAGGAAGTGGCCCGGCTGCATCTCGCCCGCCTCGGCGTGAAGCTGGAAAAGCTGACCAAGGCCCAGGCCGACTACATCGGCGTGGACGTGGAAGGCCCCTTCAAGCCCGACCACTACCGCTACTAG
- a CDS encoding discoidin domain-containing protein: MRFSLMLLILGFAALAACPAQALDVDVKVSSQKVDFGLEYGPEYLLDNDPTTAWAVGKASSGAGQWMEFSFGLPVNVVKLGIYNGHQGEGLFDQFRRIRSGRIIYPDGTETRFWLRDEPGEQIVACPIQPVKSLRIVVDEVFPKSVPVARKKLAVSEVKFYLTLMNSQTDGAAIDAHNADISGLPPADLTSEVPEEIKDLLRTFYVRQTSLDDDYYLLFAHHVRDKFDFQFEVFKEIQRQRGTFKRLRTARVDPAGLRFDLIYLDRDLAEVRVFGSYNVKVENLDKNFEDDSVFVLMKGGEGWRILELDEQD; the protein is encoded by the coding sequence ATGCGTTTCAGCCTGATGCTTCTCATTCTCGGCTTCGCGGCACTGGCGGCCTGTCCGGCCCAGGCCCTGGACGTGGACGTCAAGGTGTCCAGCCAGAAGGTGGATTTCGGCCTGGAGTACGGGCCGGAGTATCTCCTGGACAACGACCCGACAACGGCCTGGGCCGTGGGCAAGGCGTCCTCGGGTGCGGGGCAGTGGATGGAGTTCTCCTTCGGTCTGCCCGTGAACGTGGTCAAGCTCGGCATTTACAACGGCCATCAGGGCGAAGGCCTGTTCGATCAGTTCCGCCGCATCCGCTCCGGCCGCATCATCTACCCCGACGGCACCGAAACCCGGTTCTGGCTGCGGGACGAGCCAGGCGAGCAGATCGTGGCCTGTCCCATCCAGCCCGTGAAGTCGCTGAGGATCGTGGTGGACGAGGTGTTCCCCAAGTCCGTGCCCGTGGCCCGCAAGAAGCTGGCCGTGTCCGAGGTCAAGTTCTACCTCACGCTCATGAACTCCCAGACCGACGGCGCGGCCATCGATGCCCACAACGCCGATATTTCCGGCCTGCCCCCGGCGGATCTGACCAGCGAGGTCCCCGAGGAGATCAAGGACCTGCTGCGGACCTTCTACGTCCGCCAGACGTCATTGGACGACGATTACTATCTGCTGTTCGCGCACCATGTGCGCGACAAGTTCGACTTCCAGTTCGAGGTGTTCAAGGAAATCCAGCGCCAGCGCGGGACCTTCAAGCGGCTGCGCACGGCCAGGGTGGACCCGGCCGGGCTGCGCTTCGACCTGATCTATCTGGACAGGGACCTGGCCGAGGTCCGGGTCTTCGGCTCCTATAACGTGAAGGTCGAGAACCTGGACAAGAACTTCGAGGATGACTCCGTGTTTGTGCTCATGAAGGGCGGGGAAGGGTGGCGGATACTGGAGTTGGACGAACAGGACTGA
- a CDS encoding bacteriohemerythrin, with the protein MEHPQWTERLSVGLDAIDAQHKQLFAISEALHSALLSGQGKEAVKKAFKDLEAYTTRHFTEEEDFMRSIGYPDIEAHKTQHEQLLLRCRMLWNLDRRNDPIKPEGVAFFLAEWLDEHVSTSDKAIGDFVRSRK; encoded by the coding sequence ATGGAGCATCCTCAATGGACCGAAAGACTCAGCGTCGGGCTGGACGCCATCGACGCGCAGCACAAGCAGCTCTTCGCCATCTCCGAGGCCCTGCACTCGGCCCTCCTCTCCGGCCAGGGAAAGGAGGCCGTGAAAAAGGCCTTCAAGGACCTGGAAGCCTACACAACCAGGCATTTCACGGAGGAAGAAGACTTCATGCGCTCCATCGGCTACCCGGACATCGAAGCACACAAGACCCAGCACGAACAGCTGCTGCTGCGCTGCCGGATGCTCTGGAATCTCGACCGGCGGAACGACCCCATCAAACCCGAGGGCGTCGCATTTTTCCTGGCCGAATGGCTCGACGAGCACGTCTCAACCAGCGACAAGGCCATCGGGGATTTCGTCAGGTCCCGGAAATAA
- a CDS encoding amino acid kinase family protein, which translates to MGKLIKEQEEKGRLHIDTPLMGESLVGKALLRRTESAEYFRMQPDVNVLKIGGQSIMDRGAKALFPILEELVKAKEKHKILLMCGGGTRARHVYNIGVDLGMPTGVLSKLGDKVSAQNAEMLSVLLAKHGGAMIGHGAHLEQLHMYCQLGYIPITTGIPPYGFFEHPAELGSIPPHRTDSGACLLAENIGAKSLIYLKDEKGMYENDPKKGDRKTMKFFDKIHVDELIEMDLEDLIVERPVLTFLKNAKTLKSFQIIDVLRHPEHLHAALEGEHVGTIIYKD; encoded by the coding sequence ATGGGCAAGCTCATCAAGGAACAAGAAGAAAAGGGACGCCTGCATATTGACACCCCGCTGATGGGCGAGTCCCTGGTCGGCAAGGCGCTGCTCCGTCGGACCGAGTCGGCCGAATATTTTCGCATGCAGCCGGACGTCAACGTGCTCAAGATCGGGGGGCAGTCCATCATGGACCGGGGGGCCAAAGCCCTGTTCCCCATTCTCGAGGAGCTGGTCAAGGCCAAGGAGAAGCACAAGATCCTTCTCATGTGCGGCGGCGGCACCCGGGCCCGGCACGTGTACAACATCGGCGTCGATCTGGGCATGCCCACCGGCGTCCTGTCCAAGCTCGGCGACAAGGTGTCGGCCCAGAACGCGGAGATGCTGTCCGTGCTCCTGGCCAAGCACGGCGGTGCCATGATCGGCCACGGCGCGCACCTGGAACAGTTGCACATGTACTGCCAGCTCGGCTACATCCCCATCACCACCGGTATCCCGCCCTACGGGTTTTTCGAGCACCCGGCGGAGCTGGGCTCCATTCCGCCCCACCGCACGGACTCGGGCGCGTGCCTCCTGGCCGAAAATATCGGTGCCAAGTCCCTGATCTATCTCAAGGACGAGAAGGGCATGTACGAGAACGATCCCAAGAAGGGCGACCGGAAGACCATGAAGTTCTTCGACAAGATTCACGTGGACGAACTCATCGAGATGGACCTGGAAGACCTCATCGTGGAGCGGCCCGTCCTGACCTTCCTCAAGAACGCCAAGACGCTCAAGTCCTTCCAGATCATCGACGTCCTGCGCCACCCCGAACACCTCCACGCCGCCCTGGAAGGCGAGCATGTGGGCACCATCATCTACAAGGATTAG
- a CDS encoding universal stress protein, protein MFKKILLAVTPLIDVQTAPKTAFDLARKRGAELILFHALPIGRDPWCSFDETISSDELVASARKKIAEFFAEGLKDIPNHSIRVATGTPHKELLKIIHAESVDLIIMGHHTAAMDRPDRMWGVVDTTIRKVCANVFCPVMVVTSEIPADAEIKRVLMATDFSTPSDSALCYAIQLARANDAHLDIFHVLDVGQTSPNPKYYMQAMNVFIDKAKERMARRYTKALAGVSHAFHCWEGIPYVEILKQARFEKADVVVMAQYSSSEDEAKPSVGSTPIQVALSPGCPAIIVNYRARNCM, encoded by the coding sequence ATGTTCAAGAAGATACTCCTGGCAGTGACCCCGCTGATAGACGTGCAGACCGCGCCCAAGACGGCATTCGACCTGGCCCGAAAGCGCGGCGCCGAACTGATCCTCTTCCATGCCCTGCCCATCGGCAGGGACCCCTGGTGCTCCTTTGACGAAACTATTTCCAGCGACGAACTCGTCGCCTCGGCCCGGAAGAAGATCGCCGAGTTCTTTGCCGAGGGCCTGAAGGACATCCCCAACCACTCCATCCGGGTGGCCACGGGCACTCCCCACAAGGAGCTGCTCAAGATCATCCACGCCGAGTCCGTCGACCTCATCATCATGGGGCACCACACCGCGGCCATGGACCGTCCGGACCGCATGTGGGGCGTGGTGGACACCACCATCCGCAAGGTATGCGCCAACGTGTTCTGCCCGGTCATGGTGGTGACCAGCGAAATCCCCGCCGATGCCGAGATCAAGCGCGTCCTCATGGCCACGGACTTCTCGACGCCGTCCGACTCCGCCCTGTGTTACGCCATCCAGCTGGCCCGGGCCAACGACGCCCACCTGGACATCTTCCATGTGCTGGACGTGGGCCAGACCTCGCCCAACCCCAAGTACTACATGCAGGCGATGAACGTGTTCATCGACAAGGCCAAGGAGCGGATGGCCCGGCGCTACACCAAGGCCCTCGCGGGCGTCAGCCACGCCTTCCACTGCTGGGAGGGCATCCCCTATGTCGAGATACTCAAGCAGGCCAGGTTCGAGAAGGCCGACGTGGTGGTCATGGCCCAGTATTCATCCAGCGAGGACGAGGCCAAGCCGTCGGTCGGGTCCACCCCCATCCAGGTGGCCCTTTCGCCCGGCTGCCCGGCCATCATCGTCAACTACCGCGCCCGCAACT
- a CDS encoding ArsR/SmtB family transcription factor, which translates to MEIIKYCKALADETRARLVNVLLEYELNVGEIVQVMAMGQSRISRHLKILSESGLVEVRRDGLWAFYRASEEGPGRTFLDGVRSLLSEETDALRDRNRAEKVIRERTAATRKFFDDIAPEWDRMTAEVLGDLDLGREIRKRLPRCTCAADIGCGPGDMLEILSKTAETVIGVDNSPRMLELAEERFSGDGRMSLRIGDLTHLPLRDWEADCTVISLVLHHLPRPLDALIEAGRVLKIGGRLIIAEFDQHENELMRSEYGDRRLGIPREKMSAWLEQARFEVRSVTEFSVNMGLVVVLYEAEKK; encoded by the coding sequence ATGGAAATAATAAAATATTGTAAGGCGTTAGCCGACGAAACCCGAGCCCGGCTGGTCAATGTTCTTCTTGAATACGAGTTGAACGTGGGCGAGATCGTGCAGGTCATGGCCATGGGCCAGTCGCGCATTTCGCGGCACCTCAAGATCCTGTCGGAATCCGGGCTGGTGGAGGTCAGGCGCGACGGGCTTTGGGCGTTCTACCGGGCCAGCGAGGAAGGGCCCGGCCGGACGTTCCTGGACGGCGTGCGCTCGCTGTTGTCCGAGGAGACCGACGCCTTGCGCGACCGCAACCGGGCCGAAAAGGTCATCCGGGAGCGGACTGCGGCCACCCGCAAGTTCTTCGACGACATCGCGCCGGAATGGGACCGCATGACCGCCGAGGTCCTGGGCGACCTCGACCTTGGACGCGAGATCCGCAAGCGGCTGCCCCGTTGCACCTGCGCGGCGGACATCGGCTGCGGCCCCGGCGATATGCTGGAGATTCTTTCCAAGACCGCCGAGACCGTCATCGGCGTGGACAACTCGCCCAGGATGCTTGAGCTGGCCGAGGAGCGGTTCTCCGGCGACGGCCGGATGAGCCTGCGCATCGGCGACCTGACGCACCTGCCCCTGCGCGACTGGGAGGCGGACTGCACGGTCATCTCCCTGGTCCTGCACCATCTGCCCCGCCCCCTGGACGCGCTCATCGAGGCGGGCCGCGTGCTCAAGATCGGCGGAAGGCTGATCATCGCCGAGTTCGACCAGCACGAGAACGAGCTCATGCGCAGCGAGTACGGCGACCGGCGGTTGGGCATCCCGCGCGAGAAGATGAGCGCATGGCTGGAACAGGCCCGGTTCGAAGTCCGGTCCGTCACGGAATTTTCCGTCAACATGGGCCTTGTCGTCGTTTTGTACGAGGCCGAGAAAAAATAA
- a CDS encoding NADase-type glycan-binding domain-containing protein produces the protein MPMSNVKPLLLGPAALLLAVLVCVPALGAPVDGVEVTVRNHEGSFVGANLIDNDPETAWVGGGTGVGPGKWIEFTFPADVRLDSLRVANGHQGKGRFDKFRRLTRGVILYPDETRQKFTLKPVSGVQTIRLEPKTVRTFRVIITGVAPAAGDEAMGKAKVAVSEMTVFGEIVGAAGAGAAGEANLPAEVETAAGKPDPVAQATPKPKGEKVPGPIAKAKPAVKPKPAAKAEAGRTEPAEAGETAPKKAAPVDKAEPVKPASKPAAKTPPKKIAAKKIAAEKPVSKKSAAKPKPKAKAGNTAAGSVAYLRPVTEVPADKPLQAGVISPWLDLELVAGIKRFLSHLTTLSDSFPDVLASAIREKERGAFLSLQAETRKKKEFNNHHIAMLELIGLNFDKPVESGGAVSTLVHGPCRYYVGDRGYEFQVNALFTLVNEGGTWLISGVRDK, from the coding sequence ATGCCTATGTCGAATGTGAAACCACTGCTCCTGGGTCCGGCCGCGTTGCTGCTGGCGGTACTCGTCTGCGTGCCCGCCCTGGGCGCGCCCGTGGACGGCGTGGAGGTGACCGTGCGCAACCATGAGGGGAGCTTCGTGGGCGCCAATCTCATCGACAACGACCCGGAGACGGCGTGGGTCGGCGGCGGCACGGGCGTGGGGCCGGGCAAGTGGATCGAGTTCACCTTCCCGGCCGATGTCCGGCTGGATTCCCTCAGGGTGGCCAACGGCCACCAGGGCAAGGGACGGTTCGACAAGTTCCGGCGTTTGACCAGGGGGGTCATTCTCTATCCCGACGAGACCCGCCAGAAGTTCACCCTCAAGCCCGTGTCCGGAGTGCAGACCATCCGGCTGGAGCCCAAGACGGTCAGGACCTTCCGGGTGATCATTACCGGCGTGGCCCCGGCTGCCGGGGACGAGGCCATGGGCAAGGCCAAGGTGGCCGTTTCCGAGATGACCGTGTTCGGCGAGATCGTCGGCGCGGCGGGAGCGGGAGCCGCCGGGGAAGCGAACCTGCCCGCAGAGGTGGAGACCGCTGCCGGGAAGCCGGACCCTGTGGCCCAGGCCACGCCGAAGCCGAAGGGCGAGAAGGTGCCCGGGCCCATTGCCAAGGCAAAGCCCGCAGTCAAACCGAAACCGGCAGCCAAGGCGGAGGCCGGTCGGACCGAACCTGCGGAGGCCGGGGAAACGGCCCCGAAGAAAGCCGCGCCGGTCGATAAGGCGGAACCTGTCAAGCCCGCGTCGAAGCCGGCGGCAAAGACCCCGCCCAAAAAAATTGCGGCCAAAAAAATTGCGGCCGAAAAGCCCGTGTCCAAAAAGTCTGCTGCCAAGCCCAAGCCCAAGGCCAAGGCCGGGAACACGGCGGCAGGGTCCGTCGCCTACCTGCGGCCGGTCACGGAAGTCCCTGCGGACAAGCCTTTGCAGGCGGGCGTGATCAGCCCCTGGCTCGACCTGGAACTGGTGGCCGGGATAAAGCGGTTCCTGTCCCATCTGACCACGCTCTCCGACAGTTTTCCCGACGTGCTCGCCTCGGCGATCCGGGAAAAGGAGCGCGGCGCGTTCCTCTCCCTCCAGGCCGAGACCCGGAAGAAGAAGGAGTTCAACAATCACCACATCGCCATGCTTGAACTCATCGGCCTGAATTTCGACAAGCCCGTGGAGTCCGGTGGCGCGGTGTCCACGCTGGTGCACGGTCCCTGCCGGTATTATGTGGGCGACCGGGGATACGAGTTCCAGGTCAATGCCTTGTTCACGCTGGTCAACGAGGGCGGAACGTGGCTGATCAGCGGCGTCAGGGACAAGTGA
- a CDS encoding putative sulfate/molybdate transporter, giving the protein MKISFNRMEWAGSVGDLGTLLPLAFGMIMINGLSATGLFLTIGLMYILAGSYFRVPIAVQPMKVVSAYGIALALTPGVITGSGMLLAALLLILGATGLVNVVAKVVPRPVIRGVQLATGVLLLSKGASLIVGNSPFQAMRGGVEPYLSVQALGPVPMSVVTGVLFGLVTLFLLKNRRYPAGLVVVVCGAAFGAALGAWRELASASVGLHLPEILPFGLPTGVDLTYGLFALVLPQIPMTMGNAVIASRDLSFEYFGEESRRVTDRALCISMGLANVFSSLVGGMPVCHGAGGLAAHYAFGARTAGSNIVIGGFFLLLAVLLGPGSAGALHLLPMGVLGVLLFFSGIQLALTIQDVESRSHLFVIVVMLGITLAANLAWAFGVGLVLMHLMNKGRITV; this is encoded by the coding sequence GTGAAGATCAGTTTCAACAGAATGGAATGGGCCGGGTCCGTGGGGGATTTGGGTACGCTCCTGCCGCTGGCCTTCGGCATGATCATGATCAACGGGCTGTCCGCCACCGGGCTGTTCCTGACCATCGGGCTGATGTACATCCTGGCCGGTTCCTATTTCCGGGTGCCCATCGCGGTCCAGCCCATGAAGGTGGTGTCCGCCTACGGCATCGCCCTGGCGCTGACGCCCGGCGTGATCACCGGTTCGGGGATGCTCCTGGCGGCCCTGTTGCTCATTCTCGGGGCCACGGGCCTGGTCAACGTGGTGGCCAAGGTGGTCCCCCGGCCCGTCATCAGGGGCGTTCAGCTGGCAACCGGCGTGCTCCTGCTCTCCAAGGGCGCGTCCCTCATCGTGGGCAACAGCCCGTTCCAGGCCATGCGCGGCGGCGTCGAGCCGTATTTGTCCGTCCAGGCCCTGGGCCCGGTGCCCATGTCCGTGGTCACGGGCGTCCTGTTCGGGCTGGTCACCCTGTTCCTGCTCAAGAACCGTCGCTATCCGGCCGGGCTGGTGGTCGTGGTTTGCGGGGCGGCCTTCGGGGCGGCCCTGGGCGCGTGGCGCGAGCTGGCCTCGGCCTCCGTGGGGCTGCACCTGCCCGAAATCCTGCCGTTCGGCCTGCCCACGGGGGTGGACCTGACCTACGGCCTGTTCGCCCTGGTCCTGCCCCAGATTCCCATGACCATGGGCAACGCGGTCATCGCCAGCCGGGACCTGAGCTTCGAATATTTCGGCGAGGAAAGCCGCCGTGTCACGGACCGCGCCCTGTGCATCTCCATGGGGCTGGCCAACGTCTTTTCTTCCCTGGTGGGCGGCATGCCGGTCTGCCACGGCGCGGGCGGGCTGGCCGCGCATTACGCCTTCGGCGCGCGCACCGCCGGGTCCAACATCGTCATCGGCGGGTTTTTCCTGCTCCTGGCCGTGCTGCTGGGGCCGGGGTCCGCAGGTGCGCTGCACCTGCTGCCCATGGGCGTGCTCGGCGTGCTGCTGTTCTTCTCCGGCATCCAGCTGGCCCTGACCATCCAGGACGTGGAGTCCCGCTCCCACCTGTTCGTCATCGTGGTCATGCTCGGCATCACCCTGGCCGCCAACCTGGCCTGGGCGTTCGGCGTTGGCCTCGTCCTGATGCATCTCATGAACAAGGGCCGGATCACGGTCTGA
- a CDS encoding molybdopterin molybdotransferase MoeA, with protein MNHGFFTIISREEFVERLKVFASLEAETVDLALARDRVLAAGLTASHDWPLLDRSCMDGFAVNARDVFGAGESNPGYLECVASLPIDRLPDITLQPGECARIATGGILPEGADAVVMVEHTQAMEEETVGSTIEIRKSAAPGENVMQRGEDAREGRTALAQGIVMRPQEIGLAAALGFESVELTRRPRVGILSTGDELIEVTGTPRPGQVRDVNSLTLAALVEQAGGVPTRYGIIKDVLPSLSEALERAIDENDLVLLSGGSSIGVRDLTVQAIESMDKAEILAHGVALSPGKPTILGRVGNKPVLGLPGQVTSALVVMHVLILPLVRHLQGDGHAFSETGRAVRKAVLSRNLPSKPGREDYVRIRLETRDGKPDAAHPVLGKSGLLRTIVQAHGLARIPAESEGFYENDLIDVWII; from the coding sequence ATGAATCACGGATTTTTCACCATCATCAGCCGCGAGGAGTTCGTGGAACGCCTCAAGGTGTTCGCCTCCCTTGAGGCCGAAACCGTGGACCTGGCTCTGGCCCGCGACCGGGTCCTGGCCGCAGGACTGACGGCGTCCCACGACTGGCCCCTGCTCGACCGATCCTGCATGGACGGGTTCGCGGTCAACGCCCGCGACGTGTTCGGGGCCGGCGAATCCAATCCAGGGTATCTGGAGTGCGTGGCCTCCCTGCCCATCGACCGGCTGCCGGACATCACCCTGCAGCCCGGCGAGTGCGCCCGCATCGCAACGGGCGGCATCCTGCCCGAAGGCGCCGACGCCGTGGTCATGGTCGAGCACACCCAGGCCATGGAAGAGGAAACCGTGGGCAGCACCATCGAAATCCGCAAGAGCGCGGCCCCCGGCGAAAACGTCATGCAGCGCGGCGAAGATGCCCGCGAGGGCAGGACAGCCCTGGCCCAGGGGATTGTCATGCGGCCCCAGGAAATCGGACTGGCCGCCGCCCTGGGCTTCGAGTCCGTGGAGCTGACGCGAAGGCCGCGCGTGGGCATCCTGTCCACAGGCGACGAACTCATCGAAGTGACCGGGACGCCCCGGCCCGGCCAGGTGCGCGACGTCAACTCCCTGACCCTGGCCGCCCTGGTCGAACAGGCGGGCGGCGTTCCGACCCGCTACGGCATCATCAAGGATGTTCTGCCCTCCCTGTCCGAGGCCCTGGAACGGGCAATCGATGAAAACGACCTGGTGCTCCTCTCCGGCGGCAGCTCCATCGGCGTGCGCGACCTCACGGTCCAGGCCATCGAGTCCATGGACAAGGCCGAAATCCTGGCCCACGGCGTGGCCCTCAGCCCCGGCAAGCCAACCATTCTCGGTCGCGTCGGGAACAAGCCCGTCCTCGGCCTGCCCGGCCAGGTGACCTCCGCCCTGGTGGTCATGCACGTGCTCATCCTGCCCCTGGTCCGCCACCTCCAGGGCGACGGCCACGCCTTCTCCGAAACCGGCCGCGCCGTGCGCAAGGCAGTCCTTTCGCGGAACCTGCCGTCCAAACCGGGCCGGGAGGACTACGTCCGCATCCGGCTGGAAACGCGCGACGGCAAACCGGACGCGGCCCACCCCGTGCTGGGCAAGTCGGGACTGCTGCGGACCATTGTCCAGGCCCACGGGCTGGCCCGCATCCCCGCCGAATCCGAAGGATTCTACGAGAACGACCTGATTGATGTATGGATTATATAA